A single window of Anopheles moucheti chromosome 2, idAnoMoucSN_F20_07, whole genome shotgun sequence DNA harbors:
- the LOC128298232 gene encoding uncharacterized protein LOC128298232: MFGINLFNSMLTVFVFAQAYHSVHITNLNVPKTYVLDRSTYDAVGSGTHPTVPYGGEDVTTGLPMTSTTEEHRPVIVSTVPGEMNFTDAGLKPLIMDCQYEIKARECGFVLKWYFNKKLIYQWIPSRTPVGMNQFKNELQTNYSMSDSINYKYRALVIRNPKLNHSGEYMCSVQTYDSFDRRMARFQIVVPEKTLLLHYENDGESENMLLIKCSVFMIYPEPNLLLIVSGNLFLVSSRTLVTADANHMYNKTVYGKIDKHLLISPTSISCVLTVPDSGYIRKRETIYYDPTPLTKWSRLRMDERGHFQLLSDDGAGQLNPLAGWLISLIVFLQRAVLWRHDTDSIK; the protein is encoded by the exons ATGTTTGGTATTAATTTGTTCAATAGCATGTTGACAGTTTTCGTATTTGCACAAG CGTACCATTCCGTGCACATAACGAACCTAAACGTACCGAAGACGTACGTTCTCGATCGGAGCACTTACGATGCGGTCGGATCCGGCACACACCCGACGGTGCCGTACGGTGGCGAGGACGTTACCACAGGCCTGCCGATGACATCGACCACCGAGGAACATCGCCCCGTCATCGTGTCTACCGTGCCGGGCGAAATGAACTTCACCGATGCCGGCCTGAAGCCACTCATCATGGACTGTCAGTACGAGATTAAGGCACGCGAGTGTGGCTTCGTGCTCAAGTGGTACTTCAACAAGAAGCTCATCTACCAGTGGATACCGTCCCGGACACCGGTGGGAATG AACCAGTTTAAGAACGAGCTACAGACCAACTACTCGATGTCCGATTCCATCAACTACAAGTACCGTGCCTTGGTGATACGTAATCCGAAGCTGAACCACAGCGGCGAGTACATGTGCTCGGTGCAGACGTACGATTCGTTCGATCGGCGAATGGCACGGTTTCAGATTGTCG TGCCCGAAAAGACGTTGCTCCTACACTACGAAAATGAtggtgaaagtgaaaatatgTTGCTAATCAAATGCAGCGTGTTCATGATATATCCGGAACCGAACCTTCTGCTGAT CGTTAGCGGCAATCTGTTCCTGGTCAGCTCGCGCACATTGGTCACCGCCGATGCAAACCACATGTACAATAAGACCGTTTAcggaaaaatcgataaacaTTTGCTCATCTCACCGACCTCGATCAGCTGCGTACTGACCGTGCCCGATTCCGGTTACATCCGCAAGCGCGAAACCATCTATTATG ATCCCACACCACTGACGAAATGGAGCCGCTTACGGATGGACGAACGGGGCCACTTTCAGCTGCTTTCCGACGATGGTGCGG GCCAATTAAATCCACTTGCCGGTTGGTTGATTAGTTTAATTGTATTTCTACAGCGCGCTGTTCTCTGGCGACACGATACGGATTCAATCAAATAG
- the LOC128297526 gene encoding bifunctional peptidase and arginyl-hydroxylase JMJD5 produces MEQCREAIISIVSDKSFILNRECVKENHLYHVVLSAVLEPLSKFSERSQTEDKNIATNLIKIGVLYDTVYNRLHTGQWNTVEPAERELFTIITYVRIIYTLWISASNADSIKDSIYLADLGLMLGYPIETPCNSGTNDLLTETASTLSNYLSEIVKQEPPRKRLRMNTKIENVRPIESHLNNIPVLQCPSVDFFGQQCYDLKQPAVLKGIIDGWPAMERWHDPNYLLNVAGERTVPIELGSQYSNDDWSQKLMKFRDFVEQNLCSETTSSSSEQRAAYLAQHDLFDQIPALRADIAVPDYIGRTDARPRIKAWLGPKGTVSPLHTDPCHNLLCQVFGAKIIILARPEDTEKLYPHDHFILSNTSQVDARQVDYERFPLAREVSFHRLTLHRGEVLYIPPKWWHYVESLSPSFSVSFWFE; encoded by the exons ATGGAACAGTGTAGAGAAGCGATAATTTCTATAGTTTCCGATAAATCATTTATTCTAAATCGAGAATGTGTGAAAGAAAATCATCTTTACCATGTTGTGCTTTCAGCTGTTCTAGAACCATTGTCAAAGTTCTCAGAGCGGTCGCAAACAGAAGATAAAAACATTGCgacaaatttaataaaaatcggTGTTCTGTACGATACTGTGTATAATCGCTTACACACAGGGCAGTGGAATACAGTCGAACCGGCGGAAAGAGAATTGTTTACTATTATAACATACGTAAGG ATCATCTATACGCTGTGGATATCAGCAAGTAATGCGGATTCAATTAAAGATAGCATATACTTGGCCGATCTCGGACTTATGCTGGGCTATCCAATCGAAACACCATGCAATAGCGGTACTAACGATTTACTCACAGAGACAGCATCAACACTGTCGAACTATTTAT cTGAAATCGTTAAGCAAGAGCCTCCTCGAAAACGATTGAGGATGAATACAAAGATAGAAAACGTCCGCCCGATTGAAAGCCATTTAAACAATATTCCCGTACTGCAATGTCCTTCGGTTGATTTTTTTGG aCAGCAATGCTACGACCTGAAGCAGCCAGCCGTGCTTAAAGGAATAATCGATGGTTGGCCGGCAATGGAACGATGGCACGATCCGAACTATCTGCTCAACGTTGCAGGAGAAAGGACAGTTCCAATTGAGCTAGGGTCGCAGTACAGCAATGATGACTGGTCACAAAAGCTTATGAAGTTTCGGGACTTCGTTGAACAAAATCTCTGTAGCGAAACAACTTCCTCGTCGAGCGAGCAACGTGCTGCCTATCTAGCGCAGCATGATTTGTTTGATCAAATTCCTGCACTCCGCGCGGACATTGCCGTTCCTGACTACATCGGACGAACGGACGCACGTCCACGCATCAAAGCATGGCTAGGCCCAAAAGGGACGGTATCGCCACTTCACACCGATCCTTGCCATAATCTTCTCTGTCAG GTTTTCGGCGCTAAAATCATCATCCTCGCACGACCGGAAGATACCGAAAAGCTTTACCCACACGATCACTTCATACTGAGCAACACCTCCCAGGTGGATGCACGGCAGGTTGACTATGAAAGGTTTCCACTAGCACGTGAGGTATCGTTCCACCGATTGACACTGCATCGAGGTGAAGTGCTCTACATACCGCCCAAATGGTGGCACTATGTCGAATCACTGTCACCAAGCTTCTCCGTTAGCTTTTGGTTTGAATGA